One Pseudomonadota bacterium DNA window includes the following coding sequences:
- the aroQ gene encoding type II 3-dehydroquinate dehydratase, with protein sequence MARILLINGPNLNLLGSREPEVYGTDTLGDIESRLRQRADALGITLDCVQSNHEGALIDAVHNAGATATDFVLINPGAFTHTSIALRDAFLSVNVPFIEIHLSNIFARESFRHHSYLSDISVGTVIGLGTVGYELALQAAAQRLP encoded by the coding sequence ATGGCTCGCATCCTGCTGATCAACGGTCCCAACCTGAACCTACTCGGCAGCCGCGAACCAGAAGTCTACGGAACCGACACTCTGGGCGATATCGAGAGCCGGCTCCGCCAGCGAGCGGACGCCCTCGGCATCACCCTCGACTGTGTACAGAGCAACCACGAAGGCGCCCTGATCGATGCGGTGCACAATGCGGGCGCCACAGCGACCGACTTCGTGCTGATCAACCCGGGGGCCTTCACCCATACGAGCATCGCGCTGCGCGACGCGTTTTTGAGCGTCAACGTGCCGTTCATCGAGATTCATCTGAGCAACATTTTTGCGCGAGAGTCGTTTCGTCATCACTCCTACCTCTCCGACATCTCGGTGGGAACGGTGATCGGCCTCGGAACGGTCGGCTACGAGTTGGCCCTCCAGGCAGCGGCACAGCGACTCCCTTGA
- the prmA gene encoding 50S ribosomal protein L11 methyltransferase — translation MSERWPQIIVIAARDELDALEESLFDFGALSVTAEDAGHEPILEPPLGTTPRWQRTRLRALFERGASLASRAAQLSQCFPHHEFQIDDSLADRDWVREWMEHFKPMRFGDRLWVLPQHSPDEAASGSAEQSPVIVRLDPGLAFGTGTHPSTASCLRWLDAHGSVLRAPGSRVLDYGCGSGILSVAAAKLGATRVCAVDLDPQALLATAQNARRNQVLEQLAIMAPEPLAASAYDVVLANILAGPLITLASRLATLTRPAGHLKLAGILREQAAAVVDAYRPWFDVSAEAIDEQWARVEGVRRTPSARVD, via the coding sequence TTGAGCGAGCGCTGGCCGCAGATCATCGTCATTGCCGCGCGCGATGAATTGGACGCGCTGGAGGAGTCCCTGTTTGATTTCGGGGCCCTCTCCGTCACCGCTGAGGATGCTGGCCACGAGCCCATCCTAGAACCGCCCCTTGGCACTACGCCACGCTGGCAACGTACGCGCCTTCGGGCGCTCTTCGAGCGCGGCGCAAGCCTGGCCTCGCGCGCAGCGCAACTCTCGCAGTGCTTTCCCCATCACGAATTTCAGATCGACGACAGCCTTGCCGATCGAGACTGGGTGCGCGAGTGGATGGAGCACTTCAAACCCATGCGCTTCGGCGATCGTTTGTGGGTCTTACCCCAGCACTCACCCGATGAGGCCGCGTCGGGCAGCGCTGAGCAATCACCTGTCATCGTGCGCCTCGACCCAGGCCTCGCCTTCGGCACGGGTACCCACCCCAGTACGGCGAGCTGCCTGCGCTGGCTCGATGCCCACGGTTCGGTCCTGCGAGCGCCAGGCTCGCGCGTGCTGGACTACGGCTGCGGCTCGGGCATCCTGAGCGTGGCGGCGGCGAAGCTGGGCGCGACGCGCGTCTGCGCCGTCGACCTGGATCCCCAGGCCCTTCTCGCCACGGCGCAGAACGCGCGCCGCAACCAGGTGCTGGAGCAGCTGGCCATCATGGCGCCCGAACCCTTGGCTGCGAGCGCCTACGATGTGGTGCTAGCCAACATCCTCGCCGGCCCCCTGATCACCTTGGCCTCGCGACTCGCGACGCTAACGCGACCGGCCGGTCACCTGAAACTCGCGGGGATCCTGCGAGAGCAGGCGGCGGCCGTAGTCGATGCTTACCGACCCTGGTTCGATGTCAGCGCCGAGGCGATCGATGAGCAATGGGCCCGTGTTGAGGGGGTTCGCAGGACGCCTAGCGCCCGTGTGGATTGA
- the cutA gene encoding divalent-cation tolerance protein CutA: MTSPSLPIRLVLSSCPPDHAQAIADALVEEQLAACVNIMPAGISTYRWQGEIARDREVLLLIKTASTRVSALAERIRELHPYELPEVIAVPVLDGLTAYIDWVVAESQPPSE; encoded by the coding sequence GTGACATCACCGTCGCTGCCGATTCGATTGGTTTTGAGCAGCTGCCCTCCTGACCATGCCCAGGCCATCGCCGACGCCCTGGTCGAGGAGCAGCTCGCCGCCTGTGTGAACATCATGCCGGCTGGCATCTCCACCTACCGGTGGCAGGGGGAGATCGCGCGAGATCGTGAAGTATTACTGCTGATTAAGACCGCATCCACGCGCGTTAGCGCTTTAGCTGAAAGAATCCGGGAGTTACACCCATACGAACTTCCGGAAGTGATTGCAGTCCCTGTCTTGGATGGGCTGACGGCCTATATTGACTGGGTGGTCGCGGAAAGCCAGCCGCCGTCTGAATGA
- a CDS encoding DUF3426 domain-containing protein → MAHELYTTCTACGAVFEITLEQLGLANGAVRCGVCGETFNARKSLREGVEELEAPGTSVPPGELTPPETHEATLVEDSPREMPIGERVAGRDAEPAFADDDPTEVALDTGGKLVALDLLDESLDETEEIAIDIAPADEEGAELDKLLSDKRDGPNLVSTLLWGMLGALMLVVALTQAAVYWRDQLVQVAWLNGPLLALNERLGGPVDVTYDVSRYRFVDRPRLLVDTLGDATTPQILEVQAELANEASVPQPLPHLRLILEDRWGRPVASRALAPSEYLAQGQPPERFLRPDERINASARVTAQDASPQAYTLDICLPATGGRLDCGDSPTKR, encoded by the coding sequence GTGGCGCACGAACTCTACACCACCTGCACCGCATGCGGTGCGGTCTTCGAGATCACCCTCGAACAGCTCGGCCTTGCCAACGGCGCCGTACGCTGCGGCGTCTGCGGTGAGACCTTCAACGCGCGTAAGAGCCTACGAGAGGGCGTCGAGGAGTTGGAGGCGCCGGGCACGTCCGTGCCACCAGGCGAGCTCACGCCCCCCGAGACACACGAAGCAACCTTGGTGGAGGATTCCCCCCGTGAGATGCCAATCGGCGAGCGCGTTGCCGGACGAGACGCCGAGCCAGCGTTCGCCGATGACGATCCGACCGAGGTGGCCCTGGACACGGGTGGCAAGCTCGTGGCGTTGGACCTGCTCGACGAGTCCCTGGATGAGACCGAGGAGATCGCAATCGACATCGCGCCCGCCGATGAGGAGGGCGCCGAACTGGACAAGCTTCTCAGCGATAAGAGGGACGGGCCTAACCTGGTCTCAACCCTACTCTGGGGAATGCTGGGAGCACTCATGCTCGTGGTCGCCCTCACCCAGGCGGCCGTCTACTGGCGCGATCAGTTGGTCCAGGTCGCGTGGTTGAACGGCCCCTTGCTCGCCTTGAACGAGCGACTGGGCGGCCCCGTCGACGTGACCTACGACGTCTCCCGCTACCGATTCGTCGACCGGCCTCGCCTCCTGGTCGATACACTTGGAGATGCAACGACCCCGCAGATACTGGAGGTGCAGGCTGAGCTTGCCAACGAGGCCAGCGTGCCCCAACCGCTGCCCCACCTGCGGCTGATCCTAGAGGACCGCTGGGGACGCCCCGTCGCGAGCCGCGCGCTAGCACCGAGCGAGTACCTCGCGCAGGGACAGCCGCCCGAGCGCTTCCTGCGCCCCGATGAGCGTATCAACGCCAGTGCCCGCGTGACCGCCCAAGACGCCTCTCCGCAGGCTTACACGCTCGATATCTGCCTACCAGCGACCGGCGGGCGCCTGGACTGCGGCGACTCCCCTACTAAACGATAA
- a CDS encoding TlpA disulfide reductase family protein, whose amino-acid sequence MKTTTFAIALVALGAGAFIADRTLSGPTRVTAVDASADRGPAAATAEAQAMPAITLTGLDEAAVNLADFKGQPLLVNFWATWCRPCRKEIPLLIALREMHAEDDLEIVGIAIDELIPTREMAQSLGIDYPIVVGEQEGIDAMVAFGAPTTALPFTAAVNRAGHIVAGHVGELTEEDARRLLAEVL is encoded by the coding sequence ATGAAGACCACGACCTTTGCCATCGCCCTCGTTGCCCTCGGGGCTGGCGCCTTCATTGCCGATCGCACCTTATCGGGTCCGACGAGGGTGACCGCGGTGGACGCGAGCGCCGACCGAGGGCCCGCCGCCGCGACGGCAGAAGCTCAGGCCATGCCAGCTATTACCCTCACCGGACTAGACGAAGCAGCGGTGAACCTGGCGGACTTCAAGGGCCAACCGCTTCTGGTCAACTTCTGGGCAACCTGGTGTCGTCCCTGCCGGAAGGAGATTCCGCTGCTCATCGCGCTACGTGAAATGCACGCGGAGGACGACCTAGAAATCGTCGGTATTGCCATCGACGAACTAATCCCCACCCGCGAGATGGCGCAGTCCTTGGGCATCGACTACCCGATCGTGGTGGGTGAGCAGGAGGGCATCGATGCCATGGTCGCCTTTGGTGCCCCGACCACCGCCCTGCCCTTCACCGCTGCCGTGAATCGCGCGGGTCACATCGTGGCCGGCCACGTGGGCGAACTCACAGAAGAAGATGCCCGGCGACTGCTCGCCGAAGTGCTCTGA
- the dsbD gene encoding protein-disulfide reductase DsbD, translating into MSQFAKFAARIPAAGLLTPLGASLVLALGAILPAQAEEDILSPQEAFRYEVSADVEQITVRWDIEPGYYMYRGRMRYSTATAGIALGDVAFSKGKVKDDEFFGEVEIYRKQAQVTIPYEAAAGVHVLSLEIRSQGCADVGLCYPPETWTADVALPATSAGQGANLLDLAPGAAAPAADAIAAPLADPLMDALGAGVTGSPAGSPGSGINITGDAYLPPEQAFAFHTEIVDAFTVRAVWTIADGYYLYRDKFAFETDAPGIDLQPAQLPDGKAKHDEHFGLVAVFHDRAEAIVPISREERGSAEFTLRASYQGCAEQGICYPPSQTESLVLLPAIGDGSTPGGTYRVDASFDGGDSGLPASEQNLLVQTITEGNVLYMIGIFFGFGLLLAFTPCVFPMFPILSGIIIGQQGSGEGESASTQRAFSLSMAYVLAMASTYTVAGVVTAMLGANLQAAFQHPAVLISFAALFAVLSLSMFGVYELQMPAGVQSRLMALSNRQEGGSLVGVAAMGALSALIVGPCMAAPLASALIVIGQGGDPLRGGIALFALGLGMGAPLVAYGTSAGKLLPRAGAWMERVKTFFGIGMLAVSVLMLSRILPAAATMGLWAALAIGGGLAFGGFAPFVRGGTPTPAGVRIAGGALAAYGAVLLGGLLLVGSTDPLDPLRRHEAKHLDFTRIASVSELESEVARAGAAGQLVMLDFYADWCTSCKEMEKHTFTDASVQAALNGAVLLQADVTANNADDKALLKYFEIYGPPTIAFFAADGRELRNARVVGFMPAENFQAHVSAVVAAGASHDREGGARLSSASISD; encoded by the coding sequence ATGAGCCAATTCGCCAAATTCGCCGCTCGGATCCCCGCTGCTGGCCTACTCACCCCACTCGGGGCGAGTCTGGTTTTAGCCCTTGGCGCCATCCTGCCGGCACAAGCTGAGGAAGACATCTTGTCTCCTCAAGAGGCGTTCCGCTACGAGGTGAGCGCGGACGTGGAGCAAATCACCGTGCGCTGGGATATCGAACCCGGCTACTACATGTACCGCGGCCGCATGCGCTACTCCACGGCCACCGCCGGCATTGCGCTCGGCGATGTCGCCTTCTCGAAGGGCAAGGTGAAGGACGATGAGTTCTTCGGCGAGGTTGAGATCTACCGCAAACAGGCGCAGGTCACCATCCCCTACGAAGCCGCGGCTGGCGTGCACGTCCTGAGTCTGGAAATCCGCTCCCAGGGCTGCGCAGACGTCGGCCTATGCTACCCACCTGAGACCTGGACAGCTGACGTCGCCCTACCGGCCACCAGTGCTGGCCAGGGCGCCAACCTCCTCGATCTTGCGCCCGGCGCTGCCGCCCCTGCCGCAGACGCCATCGCGGCACCCCTCGCCGACCCCCTAATGGATGCGCTCGGCGCCGGCGTCACCGGTTCGCCAGCGGGGTCCCCAGGTAGCGGCATCAATATTACGGGCGATGCCTACCTGCCACCGGAGCAGGCTTTCGCGTTCCACACAGAGATCGTGGACGCCTTCACCGTGCGGGCAGTCTGGACCATCGCCGACGGCTACTACCTGTACCGCGACAAGTTCGCGTTCGAGACCGATGCTCCGGGCATCGATCTACAGCCCGCCCAACTCCCTGACGGGAAAGCTAAGCACGATGAACACTTCGGCCTCGTCGCCGTGTTCCACGACCGTGCTGAGGCGATTGTACCCATCAGTCGGGAGGAGCGCGGCTCGGCAGAGTTCACGCTCCGCGCGAGCTACCAGGGATGCGCCGAGCAGGGTATCTGCTACCCGCCTTCGCAGACCGAATCGCTGGTGCTGCTGCCTGCCATAGGCGATGGCAGCACCCCGGGGGGCACCTACCGAGTTGACGCCAGCTTCGATGGCGGTGATTCGGGCTTGCCCGCCTCGGAGCAGAACCTACTGGTGCAGACGATCACTGAGGGCAACGTGCTCTACATGATCGGCATTTTCTTCGGCTTTGGCCTGCTGCTGGCCTTTACGCCGTGTGTGTTCCCGATGTTCCCGATCCTGTCCGGCATCATCATCGGCCAACAGGGCTCGGGCGAGGGCGAATCTGCCAGCACCCAACGAGCTTTTTCGCTCTCTATGGCCTACGTGCTCGCCATGGCCTCCACCTACACCGTGGCCGGCGTGGTGACGGCGATGCTCGGCGCCAACCTGCAGGCGGCCTTCCAACACCCCGCAGTATTGATCTCCTTCGCCGCCCTGTTCGCGGTGCTGTCCTTGAGCATGTTCGGCGTGTACGAGCTGCAAATGCCCGCGGGCGTACAAAGTCGCTTGATGGCGCTCAGCAATCGACAGGAAGGTGGATCGCTCGTCGGCGTCGCCGCGATGGGCGCCCTGTCCGCGCTAATCGTCGGCCCGTGCATGGCCGCACCCCTGGCGAGCGCACTGATCGTGATTGGGCAGGGAGGTGATCCCCTGCGTGGCGGCATCGCGTTGTTCGCCCTCGGTCTCGGCATGGGCGCTCCTCTGGTCGCCTACGGCACGTCGGCCGGCAAGCTTCTGCCCAGGGCCGGCGCGTGGATGGAGCGGGTGAAGACCTTCTTTGGCATCGGCATGCTAGCGGTTTCCGTGTTGATGCTCAGTCGGATCCTCCCGGCCGCCGCTACCATGGGCTTATGGGCTGCACTCGCCATTGGCGGCGGCCTCGCCTTCGGCGGCTTTGCGCCCTTCGTGCGCGGCGGCACGCCGACCCCCGCGGGCGTGCGCATCGCTGGCGGCGCGCTGGCCGCCTATGGTGCGGTGCTGCTCGGTGGCCTCTTGCTGGTGGGGAGTACCGACCCCCTAGACCCACTTCGTCGTCACGAGGCAAAGCACCTGGATTTCACGCGCATCGCCTCCGTATCCGAGTTGGAATCCGAAGTGGCCCGCGCGGGTGCTGCCGGTCAGCTCGTGATGCTCGATTTCTACGCCGACTGGTGCACCTCGTGTAAGGAAATGGAAAAGCACACCTTTACGGACGCTAGCGTGCAGGCGGCCCTGAATGGCGCGGTCTTACTGCAGGCTGACGTCACGGCGAACAACGCGGACGACAAGGCTCTGCTCAAGTACTTTGAGATCTACGGTCCTCCCACGATCGCCTTCTTCGCGGCCGACGGGCGCGAACTGCGCAACGCACGTGTGGTGGGTTTCATGCCGGCCGAGAACTTCCAAGCGCACGTCAGCGCCGTAGTGGCCGCCGGGGCCAGCCATGACAGGGAGGGTGGCGCTCGCCTATCATCCGCGTCGATCAGCGACTGA
- the accB gene encoding acetyl-CoA carboxylase biotin carboxyl carrier protein, whose translation MDIRKVKKLIELLEESGIAEIEITEGEEAVRISRYAQSPASAPLPQYYASPPPAPMPTAAPAAPAPAPAPEAAATDDSDIPAGHTVNAPMVGTFYASPSPGSPSFADVGKKVNVGDTLCIIEAMKMMNQIEADKAGTVAAVLASNGDPVEFDQPLFVIRD comes from the coding sequence ATGGACATACGAAAAGTCAAAAAACTCATTGAACTGCTTGAAGAGTCGGGTATCGCGGAAATCGAGATCACCGAGGGCGAGGAGGCGGTGCGCATCAGCCGTTACGCCCAGTCGCCTGCCAGCGCGCCGCTGCCGCAGTACTACGCGAGCCCGCCGCCCGCGCCAATGCCCACCGCAGCGCCAGCAGCACCTGCGCCGGCCCCCGCGCCAGAGGCGGCAGCGACCGACGATTCGGATATCCCCGCCGGACACACGGTGAACGCACCGATGGTAGGCACCTTCTATGCATCACCATCCCCCGGCAGCCCCTCCTTTGCCGACGTGGGTAAAAAGGTCAACGTGGGCGATACGCTGTGCATCATCGAAGCGATGAAGATGATGAACCAGATCGAGGCCGATAAGGCCGGCACGGTCGCTGCCGTGCTCGCCAGCAACGGCGATCCGGTGGAGTTCGACCAACCCCTGTTCGTCATTCGCGACTGA
- the accC gene encoding acetyl-CoA carboxylase biotin carboxylase subunit, which yields MLDKVVIANRGEIALRVLRACRELGIKTVAVHSTADRNLTHVLLADESVCIGPARSTDSYLNMPALIAAAEVTDAVGIHPGYGFLSENADFAERVERSGFVFIGPKADTIRVMGDKVMAKDAMKEAGVPCVPGSDGPLGDDPDENLRICRDIGFPLIVKAAGGGGGRGMRVVHSEAALLGAIQMTRSEAGAAFGNDVVYAERFLEHPRHVEFQVLADNHGNVIHLGERDCSMQRRHQKVIEEAPAPGISEKLRAEMGEVCVEACRRLNYRSAGTFEFLYEDGEFFFIEMNTRVQVEHPVTELVTGIDIVKEQLRMAAGEELRYKQEDVKLRGHAIECRINAEDPENFTPSPGRINQWHPPGGPGVRVDSHVYSGYTVPPFYDSMIGKLLAHGSTREEALARMRNALSEMVIEGIKTNIPLQEEILTHAAFNAGGTDIHYLEKRLGL from the coding sequence ATGCTGGATAAGGTGGTCATCGCCAACCGTGGCGAAATCGCCCTGCGGGTGCTGCGCGCTTGTCGCGAACTCGGCATCAAAACCGTGGCTGTGCACTCTACGGCCGATCGCAATCTCACCCACGTGCTGCTGGCGGACGAATCGGTCTGCATCGGGCCGGCACGATCCACGGACAGTTACCTGAACATGCCGGCCTTGATCGCGGCCGCCGAGGTGACCGACGCCGTGGGCATTCATCCGGGCTACGGGTTCCTCTCGGAGAACGCGGACTTTGCCGAGCGGGTGGAGCGCAGCGGCTTCGTATTCATCGGGCCGAAGGCGGATACGATTCGCGTCATGGGCGACAAGGTCATGGCCAAGGATGCGATGAAGGAGGCGGGCGTGCCATGCGTACCCGGCTCCGACGGCCCGCTCGGCGACGATCCGGATGAGAACCTGCGCATCTGCCGCGACATCGGCTTCCCGCTGATCGTGAAGGCAGCCGGCGGTGGCGGCGGGCGCGGCATGCGCGTCGTGCACAGCGAGGCCGCCCTGCTCGGGGCCATCCAGATGACCCGCAGTGAAGCGGGCGCTGCCTTCGGCAATGACGTGGTGTATGCGGAGCGCTTCCTCGAGCACCCGCGCCACGTCGAGTTCCAAGTGCTCGCCGACAATCACGGCAACGTTATCCACCTCGGCGAACGTGACTGCTCGATGCAGCGTCGCCACCAAAAGGTGATCGAGGAAGCGCCGGCCCCGGGCATCTCCGAGAAGCTGCGCGCCGAGATGGGTGAGGTCTGCGTGGAGGCCTGCCGACGACTAAACTACCGCAGCGCCGGCACCTTCGAGTTTCTCTACGAGGACGGCGAGTTCTTCTTCATCGAGATGAACACGCGCGTACAGGTCGAGCACCCGGTCACGGAGCTAGTCACGGGCATCGACATCGTGAAGGAACAGCTGCGCATGGCCGCAGGCGAGGAGCTGCGCTACAAGCAGGAAGACGTGAAGCTGCGGGGCCACGCGATCGAGTGCCGCATCAACGCGGAAGACCCCGAGAACTTCACCCCGTCGCCGGGGCGCATCAACCAGTGGCATCCGCCCGGGGGCCCGGGAGTGCGCGTAGACTCACACGTGTACAGTGGCTACACCGTGCCGCCCTTCTACGACTCGATGATCGGCAAGCTCCTGGCCCACGGCTCCACGCGTGAAGAGGCGCTTGCGCGCATGCGCAACGCACTTAGCGAGATGGTGATCGAGGGCATCAAGACCAACATTCCCCTGCAGGAGGAAATCCTCACGCACGCGGCATTCAACGCCGGAGGCACGGATATCCACTACCTCGAGAAGCGGCTGGGTCTCTGA
- the glnE gene encoding bifunctional [glutamate--ammonia ligase]-adenylyl-L-tyrosine phosphorylase/[glutamate--ammonia-ligase] adenylyltransferase: MTTILQFLPSAWRLAGEPPASLEEEVCRALQALRQAAEFRGSVQIPAANSEADAGAQNDVIRRLLACSPFAAATLTRWPDFLCDLPLHTGAPASSVPMPQPPAFDAALNEAAFMAALRSYRQRVMVQIVFAALGGEASLPQVLASTSRLADICLSTAVDRAQAQLSSRHGQPRDRSGSALRLITLAMGKLGGEELNFSSDVDVIFLFREGGTTDGARPISHEEFFTRVTQRVVRYLDQRTADGFVFRVDTRLRPFGSSGSPVHSLSALEDYLHQHARAWERYAYVRARPVTGGAEDRVAVLELLGPFVFRRYLDYSVLASVRDIRERIAAQSRRQDRTEDLKLGAGGIREIEFVVQTFQVLYGGRDRALRRAGVLPALPLLEERGLLSPESTRKLRTAYVLLRRVENAVQMTRDEQSHVLPEREEERARLAYHLAFEDWQMLAEALNQARASVVLEFAAAVVGGGAGPEAGGALSAVASGRVDGDEATAHLADAGLEGADEVAALVAALRESTWYRRLTQVARERLDALLPRLLAEVAKAQADVATVQQLLKVLEAIGGRSVYFVLLIENPCALSQLVKVCQLGPVVVTHLVHTPALIDELLDPALLLADPTQADLARDLSRRLDGLDMRDEESWLDALRAFQRGALFQIAVSDLTGGLGVSRVSDLLSAVAELLLERALITARKQLARRYGVARDGEGREMRFCVLGYGKLGGRELGYSSDLDLVFLHDDGAGQSDGEHPLEAQVYFIRLAQRVIHVLSTQTGAGALYQVDTRLRPSGNSGLLVSSFAAFATYQRNEAWTWEHQALLRARTVAGDLPLRERAEALRIDLLCRPRDVATLRSEVAAMRERMRSVRPSSEAFDVKADPGGLVDLEFLVQFLVLANAHAHPALVAVRENVSQLRALAEAGIIDSERAEALADAYYAHRALAHRANLRGEERALVPVQEAVPARAAIQAAFDEWIGSASG; encoded by the coding sequence GTGACGACCATTCTGCAATTCCTGCCGTCGGCGTGGCGCCTGGCGGGAGAGCCTCCGGCGTCCTTGGAGGAGGAGGTTTGCCGCGCTCTGCAGGCGTTGCGCCAGGCTGCTGAGTTCCGCGGGTCGGTGCAGATCCCCGCTGCGAACAGCGAGGCTGACGCGGGTGCGCAGAACGATGTGATTCGTCGCCTCCTGGCCTGCAGCCCCTTCGCCGCGGCCACCCTGACTCGCTGGCCCGACTTTCTTTGCGATCTTCCCTTGCACACGGGTGCGCCGGCGTCGTCGGTGCCTATGCCGCAGCCCCCTGCCTTCGATGCAGCGCTCAACGAGGCCGCGTTTATGGCCGCGCTGCGGTCATACCGGCAGCGGGTCATGGTGCAGATCGTGTTCGCGGCGCTCGGCGGCGAGGCCTCCCTGCCGCAGGTGTTGGCAAGCACTTCACGCTTGGCGGACATCTGCCTCAGCACCGCCGTCGACCGTGCGCAAGCCCAGCTGAGCAGCCGTCACGGACAGCCGCGGGATAGATCCGGCAGCGCCCTGCGACTAATCACGCTCGCGATGGGCAAACTCGGCGGTGAAGAGCTGAACTTCTCCTCCGATGTCGACGTTATCTTCCTGTTCCGCGAAGGCGGCACCACTGACGGTGCACGGCCGATCTCCCACGAGGAGTTCTTCACCCGGGTCACTCAGCGAGTGGTGCGCTATCTCGACCAACGCACGGCCGATGGCTTCGTCTTCCGGGTGGACACGCGTCTAAGGCCATTCGGCAGTAGCGGCTCCCCGGTTCACTCGCTGAGTGCGTTAGAGGACTACCTGCACCAGCATGCACGCGCTTGGGAGCGCTACGCCTACGTGCGGGCGCGGCCGGTGACCGGTGGCGCGGAGGATCGCGTGGCGGTACTGGAACTGCTGGGCCCCTTCGTCTTCCGCCGCTACCTCGACTACAGCGTACTGGCGTCCGTTCGCGACATTCGCGAGCGCATTGCCGCCCAGTCTCGCCGCCAAGATCGCACGGAGGATCTGAAGCTCGGTGCCGGTGGTATCCGGGAGATCGAGTTCGTCGTGCAGACCTTTCAAGTGCTCTACGGAGGGCGCGACCGGGCCTTGCGTCGCGCCGGTGTGCTACCTGCGCTCCCCTTACTCGAGGAACGAGGGTTGTTGAGCCCGGAGTCGACCCGCAAGCTCCGCACGGCCTACGTGCTGCTTCGGCGGGTGGAGAATGCGGTGCAAATGACCCGTGACGAGCAGAGCCATGTGCTGCCGGAGCGAGAAGAAGAGCGTGCGCGCCTCGCTTACCACCTAGCATTCGAGGATTGGCAGATGCTCGCCGAGGCCTTGAACCAAGCGCGCGCGAGCGTCGTGCTCGAGTTTGCCGCCGCCGTGGTCGGAGGTGGTGCGGGACCGGAAGCGGGTGGGGCGCTGTCGGCCGTCGCTAGCGGTCGGGTGGACGGCGATGAGGCGACGGCGCACCTCGCCGATGCAGGCCTGGAGGGAGCCGACGAGGTGGCCGCCCTGGTAGCGGCCCTGCGCGAGTCCACCTGGTACCGTCGTCTGACGCAGGTTGCCCGCGAGCGCCTCGACGCGCTGCTCCCGCGTCTGCTGGCCGAGGTGGCGAAGGCGCAGGCCGACGTGGCCACAGTGCAGCAGCTGCTCAAGGTGCTGGAGGCCATCGGCGGGCGTAGCGTGTACTTCGTGCTGCTGATTGAGAACCCTTGCGCCCTCTCTCAGCTGGTCAAGGTCTGCCAGCTGGGGCCTGTGGTAGTTACCCATCTTGTGCACACGCCTGCGCTGATCGACGAACTGCTCGATCCGGCCCTACTCCTCGCCGACCCCACGCAGGCCGACCTCGCCCGGGACCTGAGTCGGCGCTTAGATGGTCTCGACATGCGTGATGAGGAGTCCTGGTTGGATGCCCTGCGCGCTTTCCAACGCGGTGCCCTGTTTCAGATTGCGGTCAGCGATCTGACGGGAGGGCTTGGCGTATCTCGTGTGAGTGATTTGTTGAGTGCGGTCGCAGAACTCCTGCTGGAGCGGGCGTTGATCACTGCTCGCAAGCAGCTAGCTCGCCGCTACGGTGTGGCCCGCGACGGCGAGGGGCGAGAGATGAGATTTTGCGTCCTTGGGTACGGCAAGCTCGGCGGTCGAGAACTTGGCTACAGCTCGGATCTTGACCTCGTATTCTTGCACGACGACGGTGCCGGCCAGAGCGACGGCGAGCATCCTTTGGAAGCCCAGGTCTACTTCATCCGCCTCGCTCAGCGAGTCATCCACGTCCTCTCCACGCAGACTGGTGCCGGTGCCCTTTATCAGGTAGACACACGCTTGCGACCGAGTGGCAACTCAGGCTTGCTTGTGAGTTCCTTCGCTGCCTTCGCAACCTATCAAAGGAATGAGGCATGGACCTGGGAACATCAGGCGCTGCTGCGAGCGCGTACCGTAGCTGGTGATTTACCCTTGCGCGAGCGCGCCGAAGCCCTGCGCATCGACCTGCTCTGCAGACCTCGTGATGTGGCCACCCTTCGGAGCGAAGTGGCTGCTATGCGCGAGCGGATGCGCAGCGTGCGACCCTCGAGCGAGGCGTTCGACGTCAAGGCTGACCCTGGCGGGCTGGTCGACTTGGAATTTCTGGTCCAGTTCCTGGTTCTCGCGAACGCCCACGCGCACCCGGCGCTGGTTGCCGTTCGCGAGAACGTGTCTCAGTTGCGAGCGCTCGCCGAGGCAGGGATTATCGACAGTGAACGCGCCGAGGCTCTGGCCGACGCTTACTATGCGCACCGGGCCCTCGCGCATCGGGCCAACCTGCGAGGGGAAGAGCGGGCCCTAGTGCCCGTACAGGAAGCGGTTCCCGCTCGAGCGGCGATCCAGGCCGCCTTTGACGAATGGATCGGTAGTGCATCGGGTTGA